In one window of Nitrospira sp. DNA:
- a CDS encoding CHASE3 domain-containing protein, with amino-acid sequence MLHRLFAGKGLIIALAVGFIAVESIVAACFLSLVHFKTSNNWATRSEQVLLELERMMSTVAGAETSQRGYIITGSEDYLPTYREAVTTLEAQIRRIGGLTRDNAVQQDRVAYLATQVEQRSEELDQAIVTRRTKGLPYAKSVVAVNQQNRTMETIHDISAQIREEETRVLQRHRSDSESWAFTTGSFAAVFFLLNAVVFTLCGIVLKMALTSQAQAERLLHAFQRH; translated from the coding sequence ATGCTCCATCGTCTTTTTGCCGGTAAAGGCCTGATCATCGCCCTTGCCGTAGGATTTATAGCGGTCGAGTCTATCGTCGCAGCCTGCTTTCTCAGCTTAGTGCACTTCAAGACTTCCAATAACTGGGCCACGAGGAGCGAGCAGGTGCTGCTGGAGCTGGAGCGGATGATGAGTACCGTGGCGGGAGCTGAGACCAGCCAGCGGGGCTACATTATTACCGGGTCCGAGGACTACCTGCCCACGTATCGCGAAGCGGTCACGACCCTGGAAGCGCAGATCCGGAGAATCGGCGGACTGACCAGGGACAATGCCGTTCAGCAGGACCGGGTGGCCTATCTCGCCACACAGGTCGAACAACGTTCGGAAGAATTGGACCAGGCCATCGTGACACGCCGCACCAAGGGGCTGCCTTATGCCAAGTCGGTCGTGGCCGTCAATCAGCAAAATCGGACGATGGAGACCATCCACGATATCTCCGCGCAGATCAGGGAGGAGGAAACCAGGGTCCTGCAACGCCACCGGTCAGACTCCGAGAGCTGGGCCTTTACGACCGGCTCGTTCGCCGCCGTATTCTTCCTCCTGAATGCGGTGGTCTTCACGCTCTGCGGCATCGTACTCAAAATGGCCCTCACCAGCCAGGCACAGGCTGAGCGCCTCCTCCACGCGTTCCAGCGTCACTAG
- a CDS encoding response regulator: MVTYPEGSKVESRTPAVLLVVEDDKDMRSLLCDELWGEGYQLREASNGDEGLAAVMRAAPDLIVTDLKMPAGGFDYVHRLRRCVPGCPIIVMTAFGDAQTKDEAMKNGATAYFDKPVRLSELKATVRQLLQHPGGRSEDGLLH, from the coding sequence ATGGTGACCTATCCCGAGGGCTCGAAGGTGGAAAGTCGAACACCAGCCGTTCTTCTGGTGGTGGAAGATGATAAGGATATGCGGAGCTTGCTCTGCGATGAGTTGTGGGGAGAGGGATATCAATTGCGTGAGGCCAGCAACGGGGACGAGGGGCTGGCTGCGGTCATGCGAGCGGCCCCCGATCTGATCGTGACCGACTTAAAAATGCCGGCCGGTGGGTTTGACTATGTGCATCGGTTGAGACGCTGTGTGCCCGGTTGTCCGATTATCGTCATGACCGCCTTCGGTGATGCCCAGACCAAGGACGAGGCGATGAAAAACGGCGCGACGGCCTACTTCGACAAGCCGGTCAGGTTGTCGGAACTGAAGGCGACGGTCAGGCAACTCCTGCAACATCCAGGAGGCCGGTCCGAGGATGGACTGCTGCACTGA
- a CDS encoding DUF2892 domain-containing protein has translation MRLNEWLRLIAGVFVLGAVVLGATVHPYYNYFAAFVAANLIQSSFSGWCPMMALLRRLGVQE, from the coding sequence ATGAGACTCAATGAATGGCTGCGTTTGATCGCCGGGGTGTTTGTCCTGGGCGCGGTCGTGCTGGGCGCCACAGTACATCCCTACTATAATTATTTTGCCGCGTTCGTCGCGGCGAATCTGATCCAGTCGTCATTCAGCGGCTGGTGTCCGATGATGGCTCTCTTGCGGAGGCTGGGTGTTCAGGAATAA
- a CDS encoding CopD family protein — protein sequence MFALVWIHLLAAMVWIGGMVFLSVVLVPVLKRDGAFAQYALLFRTVAYRFRAVVWGAMGILVATGLTLAAGRSIPLMDPSRWPTIFSAKIGLVALLFTLTLLHDLVVGPRVRRSLGIPEAERSARDRMLLRYSVLVPRISLLVALLVLLFAVVLART from the coding sequence GTGTTTGCACTGGTCTGGATTCACTTGCTGGCGGCTATGGTATGGATCGGGGGGATGGTCTTCCTGTCCGTCGTGCTGGTGCCGGTACTGAAGCGGGACGGGGCATTTGCTCAGTATGCCCTGCTGTTTCGAACGGTGGCCTATCGGTTTCGAGCCGTGGTGTGGGGGGCGATGGGAATCCTCGTGGCCACCGGACTTACGCTGGCGGCCGGTCGATCGATTCCGCTGATGGACCCTTCCCGCTGGCCCACGATTTTTTCCGCGAAGATCGGATTGGTGGCGCTGCTGTTCACCCTGACGCTGCTGCACGATCTCGTGGTCGGACCGCGTGTGCGACGGAGCTTGGGAATCCCTGAAGCGGAGCGATCTGCGAGGGATCGGATGCTCCTGCGTTACTCGGTGCTCGTCCCGCGTATTTCATTGCTGGTCGCGCTGCTGGTGCTGTTGTTCGCCGTCGTCCTGGCCCGCACCTAA
- a CDS encoding SUMF1/EgtB/PvdO family nonheme iron enzyme has product MKRPRTGIRRTRTRLAQALVIAAALFALTPAARALDTQDIVVEWTEEGKKIAQERAAKWKTKEEMVLIPAGEFLMGSDKKTDRLAYRSEIPQRSVYLDAFMIGKYEVTALEYLKFVLATDRLPQLDWRYDGGNFQDTMAHHPIMHVNWYDADAYCKWAGKRLPTEAEWEKAARGIDGRLFPWGSEYAGPTRANFGRTGLSGPVRDRPERLLLYPPIISVDKYENALSPYGLYQTIGNVAEWVSDWYDQDYYKTAPNRNPKGPETGTQKAFRGGGWMDSTTTMRAAMRNGTDPKTKINWMGFRCAQDAKEDMGAKVSMAKE; this is encoded by the coding sequence ATGAAAAGACCACGAACGGGGATCAGAAGGACACGAACACGATTGGCGCAGGCGCTCGTGATCGCAGCCGCGCTGTTCGCGCTGACTCCTGCCGCACGAGCGTTGGATACCCAGGATATTGTCGTTGAGTGGACCGAAGAAGGGAAGAAGATCGCGCAGGAGCGGGCCGCGAAGTGGAAGACTAAGGAAGAGATGGTCCTCATCCCGGCCGGCGAATTCCTCATGGGCAGCGATAAGAAAACGGATCGACTGGCCTACCGGAGCGAAATTCCGCAGCGGTCGGTCTATCTGGATGCGTTCATGATCGGCAAGTACGAAGTCACGGCGCTCGAGTACCTCAAATTTGTTCTGGCGACGGATCGTCTGCCGCAGCTGGATTGGCGGTACGATGGAGGAAACTTCCAGGACACGATGGCGCATCATCCGATCATGCATGTGAACTGGTACGACGCCGATGCCTATTGCAAATGGGCGGGGAAGCGGCTGCCGACCGAAGCTGAGTGGGAAAAGGCGGCGCGTGGCATTGATGGGCGGCTGTTCCCTTGGGGCAGTGAATATGCCGGTCCGACCCGGGCGAATTTCGGCAGAACCGGACTATCCGGGCCGGTGCGGGATCGACCCGAGCGGTTGTTGCTCTATCCGCCGATCATTTCTGTCGACAAGTACGAGAATGCGCTGAGCCCTTATGGGTTGTATCAGACCATCGGGAACGTGGCCGAGTGGGTGTCCGATTGGTACGACCAGGATTATTACAAGACGGCGCCCAACCGGAACCCGAAAGGGCCGGAGACCGGTACTCAGAAGGCCTTCCGTGGCGGTGGCTGGATGGATAGCACCACGACGATGCGAGCGGCCATGCGGAACGGCACCGATCCGAAGACTAAAATTAACTGGATGGGATTCCGTTGCGCGCAGGACGCCAAGGAGGACATGGGAGCGAAGGTCTCAATGGCGAAGGAGTAG
- a CDS encoding Crp/Fnr family transcriptional regulator: MVKRKPCLIENCDTCGLREKVVLCDISGSDLAEFQKIKRTLEYAPHQTVFYEGHLCLGLYLLCSGKVKLTRSSTRGRRQIVRILGPGELIEKHIFGERALHEVTCETLEPSQVCVIDKERYLAVIRGNPQLAIKLIQLLSNEVGVNMDHLDQFTFKTARERLAGLLLELGDRFGKKNDDHVRVGLTLKREEVAEMAGITVETAIRLLGVFRDEGVLTIDGRTITLLNPDRLSRIAER, encoded by the coding sequence GTGGTGAAACGGAAGCCCTGCCTTATCGAAAATTGCGACACCTGCGGGCTTCGCGAGAAGGTCGTCCTGTGCGATATTTCCGGAAGCGATCTCGCCGAATTTCAGAAAATCAAACGCACGCTCGAGTACGCGCCTCACCAGACCGTCTTCTACGAAGGTCATCTGTGCTTGGGGCTCTACCTGTTATGTTCGGGTAAGGTCAAGCTCACGCGCTCTTCGACGCGAGGCCGGCGGCAGATCGTCCGCATCTTGGGCCCTGGTGAGTTGATCGAGAAACACATCTTCGGCGAGCGAGCCCTTCACGAAGTCACGTGCGAAACCTTGGAACCCTCCCAAGTCTGCGTCATCGACAAGGAACGCTACCTTGCCGTCATCCGCGGAAATCCTCAACTGGCGATCAAGCTGATCCAGCTCCTCAGCAATGAAGTCGGGGTCAATATGGATCATCTCGATCAATTCACGTTCAAAACCGCCCGCGAGCGATTAGCCGGCCTGCTGCTGGAACTCGGCGATCGATTCGGTAAAAAAAATGACGATCATGTCCGGGTTGGACTTACGCTCAAACGGGAAGAAGTGGCCGAGATGGCCGGGATTACGGTTGAAACCGCCATCCGCCTGCTGGGCGTCTTTCGCGATGAGGGAGTTCTCACCATCGATGGAAGAACCATCACCTTGCTGAATCCGGACCGCCTCTCCCGAATTGCCGAGCGTTGA
- a CDS encoding carboxypeptidase regulatory-like domain-containing protein: protein MTLGITIQSAQQTRKKSSFGWVLGLATVALASSLASSPVSAYEEVSVSDGGTLTGIVKLEGTVPKPKGYNLTTLPDPFYCGRISDGEGWRILQPFNVGPGGEFREVVVYLEGIETGKPFAEKEVPQIEAKDCLFLPFTTVVRDDQSVTVVNMDPVMHDIQAYETSNLGARVLFNVPLPMNPQHPRNFKDRTEAGMYHKHMAGPPMKELVKLSKGRRIFVMQCGFHAYMESWGVAITNPYFAKTDEQGRFTMTDVPPGTYKLVIWHPYIRTATEQTVTIGPKGTVEATIRVPAPTGRLYANEVLDHAYTRYNVTEEAKKEIDPLLQKQAH, encoded by the coding sequence GTGACACTGGGTATCACAATTCAGAGTGCACAGCAGACGAGGAAGAAGAGTTCTTTCGGGTGGGTCTTGGGATTGGCTACGGTGGCCCTCGCATCGTCTCTCGCGAGCAGCCCTGTATCGGCCTATGAAGAAGTCTCCGTATCCGATGGCGGGACACTGACGGGGATCGTGAAGTTGGAGGGGACGGTTCCGAAGCCGAAAGGGTACAACCTCACCACCCTGCCTGACCCGTTCTATTGCGGGCGCATTTCCGACGGAGAAGGCTGGCGTATTCTGCAACCGTTCAACGTCGGTCCGGGAGGCGAGTTTCGTGAAGTCGTCGTGTATCTAGAGGGAATCGAGACAGGGAAACCGTTCGCTGAAAAAGAGGTGCCGCAAATAGAAGCGAAGGATTGCCTCTTCCTGCCGTTTACGACCGTCGTGCGGGACGATCAATCGGTCACCGTCGTCAACATGGACCCGGTGATGCACGACATTCAGGCCTACGAAACGTCGAATTTAGGGGCGCGTGTTCTGTTCAACGTGCCGCTTCCGATGAATCCGCAGCATCCACGCAATTTCAAGGATCGCACCGAGGCCGGGATGTATCACAAGCACATGGCCGGTCCGCCGATGAAAGAGTTGGTGAAACTCAGCAAAGGCCGCCGGATCTTCGTCATGCAGTGTGGATTTCATGCCTACATGGAGAGCTGGGGCGTGGCCATCACGAATCCGTATTTTGCTAAGACGGACGAGCAAGGCCGGTTCACCATGACCGATGTGCCTCCGGGTACCTATAAGTTGGTCATCTGGCATCCCTATATCAGGACCGCGACGGAACAAACCGTCACCATCGGCCCGAAGGGCACCGTCGAGGCCACGATCAGAGTTCCGGCGCCGACCGGACGGCTGTATGCCAATGAGGTTCTGGACCATGCGTATACTCGCTATAACGTGACCGAGGAAGCGAAGAAGGAAATCGATCCCCTGCTGCAAAAGCAAGCGCACTGA
- a CDS encoding NAD(P)/FAD-dependent oxidoreductase, protein MAKVVIIGASIGGLPAAYEARELLAKKHKVTVISNVDSFHFVPSNPWVAVGWRTRKDISFALGPVLEKKGVEYIHAMAERIEPEQNRVITSKGEVPYDYLIIATGPKLNFGAVPGLGPSGYTQSVCNVDHAEQAWGTYQAFLKDPGPIVVGAAQGASCFGPAYEMAFILDADLRKKKLRKKVPIYFVTPEPYIGHMGLAGVGASRRLMEDEFADHSMKPICNTAIKEVQPGKLLLDGGQEIPFRYSMIIPPFAGVDAVAGTPGLCNPKGFVNIDAYQANPKYKNIYSVGVCVAIPPVEQTPIPTGAPKTGYMIESMVSAAVHNIKADIDNDSKRETATWNAICLADMGDTGVAFVALPQMAPRNVTWAKKGKWVHLAKIALEKYFLRKMKKGVSEPYYEKVILKAMGIAKLEGPA, encoded by the coding sequence ATGGCAAAGGTCGTCATCATCGGCGCGTCCATCGGCGGGCTGCCGGCAGCCTATGAAGCCCGGGAATTATTGGCGAAAAAACACAAGGTGACGGTAATCTCCAATGTGGACTCGTTCCACTTCGTCCCTTCCAATCCCTGGGTGGCGGTCGGCTGGCGAACGAGGAAAGACATCAGTTTCGCCTTGGGTCCGGTGCTGGAGAAGAAAGGCGTGGAATACATTCATGCCATGGCCGAGCGGATTGAGCCCGAACAGAATCGAGTCATCACCTCGAAGGGCGAAGTCCCCTATGATTATCTGATTATCGCCACCGGGCCGAAGCTGAATTTCGGGGCGGTGCCCGGGCTCGGGCCGAGCGGATACACGCAGTCGGTCTGCAATGTGGATCATGCCGAACAGGCCTGGGGCACCTATCAGGCGTTCCTGAAAGACCCCGGTCCTATCGTGGTAGGGGCGGCACAAGGGGCCTCTTGTTTCGGCCCGGCCTACGAAATGGCCTTCATTCTGGATGCCGATCTTCGCAAGAAGAAACTCCGGAAGAAGGTGCCGATCTATTTTGTGACCCCCGAACCGTATATCGGCCATATGGGGCTCGCAGGCGTGGGCGCCTCCCGCCGTTTGATGGAAGATGAGTTTGCCGATCATTCGATGAAACCTATCTGCAATACGGCGATCAAGGAAGTGCAGCCGGGCAAACTCTTGCTCGACGGAGGGCAGGAGATTCCGTTTCGGTACTCGATGATCATTCCGCCGTTCGCCGGCGTGGATGCAGTGGCCGGGACGCCGGGGCTCTGCAACCCTAAGGGGTTTGTGAATATCGATGCGTATCAGGCCAATCCGAAGTATAAAAATATCTATTCGGTCGGCGTCTGTGTGGCCATTCCACCGGTGGAGCAGACTCCGATTCCGACTGGGGCGCCCAAGACCGGGTACATGATCGAATCGATGGTGTCGGCGGCGGTGCACAACATCAAGGCCGATATCGACAACGATTCGAAACGCGAGACCGCAACCTGGAATGCGATCTGTCTCGCCGACATGGGGGACACGGGTGTGGCCTTTGTGGCGTTGCCGCAAATGGCGCCGCGGAATGTCACATGGGCCAAGAAGGGCAAGTGGGTGCATCTTGCCAAAATTGCGCTGGAGAAGTATTTCTTGCGTAAGATGAAAAAGGGCGTCAGCGAGCCCTACTACGAGAAGGTGATTTTGAAGGCCATGGGGATTGCCAAGCTGGAAGGACCGGCCTAA
- a CDS encoding sigma-54-dependent Fis family transcriptional regulator encodes MAGSHSQVTPPSPFADPILAARLEALKQLADGLTDRVAVMDRELNVVYANDAAWAKSGEPAPVAKPAKCFQSFVQMTDPCGTCPAESVFKTGEVLTVSCNASGDGTACGMHQAFPLVSSAGEVASVLVLFHKRSEPLSIPASLSQQRPGRSRPERTESRLGDLVGASPAMNQLFEMIRLVADSSATVLVQGESGTGKELVARTIHQTSYRRDKPFVVVDCGALPETLLESELFGHVKGAFTGAAGSKPGLFEEADGGTIFLDEIADTSPTFQAKLLRVLQEGEIKRVGGTQPVKIDVRVISATNKDLTDLVKAKAFRQDLYYRLAVLPVHLPPLRDRRIDIPLLVTKFIADSCQRHRQDVRQVTEEAMRALTAAPWPGNVRELQHYIERAVVTTIHTELTCADLVELGSHPQDTDLRTVGRGAARQAERARILQALQQTSGNRVQAARVLKISRASLYNKLHELGIQ; translated from the coding sequence ATGGCCGGATCTCACTCACAGGTAACGCCCCCTTCCCCCTTTGCCGATCCGATTCTGGCCGCTCGTTTGGAAGCGTTGAAGCAGTTGGCTGACGGGCTGACGGACCGCGTCGCCGTGATGGATCGTGAACTCAATGTGGTCTATGCCAATGACGCCGCGTGGGCGAAGTCCGGCGAGCCGGCCCCGGTCGCCAAGCCGGCCAAGTGCTTTCAATCCTTCGTTCAAATGACAGACCCCTGCGGGACTTGTCCGGCTGAGTCGGTCTTTAAGACGGGGGAAGTGCTCACGGTCTCCTGCAACGCGTCGGGCGATGGGACTGCCTGCGGTATGCACCAGGCGTTTCCGCTCGTCTCGTCGGCAGGAGAGGTGGCCTCGGTCCTCGTGCTGTTTCACAAGCGGTCGGAACCGCTCAGCATACCGGCGTCGCTGTCGCAGCAAAGGCCCGGTCGTTCGCGCCCGGAACGGACCGAATCGAGACTGGGCGATCTGGTCGGTGCGAGTCCGGCCATGAATCAGCTCTTTGAAATGATCCGGTTGGTGGCCGACAGTTCGGCGACGGTGTTGGTCCAGGGTGAAAGCGGCACGGGAAAGGAACTCGTGGCGCGGACCATTCACCAGACGAGCTATCGTCGTGACAAGCCTTTTGTGGTGGTCGATTGCGGGGCGCTTCCGGAAACATTGCTGGAGAGTGAGCTGTTCGGCCATGTCAAAGGCGCCTTTACCGGAGCAGCCGGGTCCAAGCCCGGTCTGTTTGAAGAAGCCGACGGCGGCACGATCTTCCTGGACGAAATTGCCGATACCTCTCCGACCTTCCAGGCTAAACTTCTTCGAGTCTTGCAAGAAGGCGAGATTAAACGAGTCGGCGGGACACAGCCGGTCAAGATCGATGTCCGTGTCATTTCTGCCACCAATAAGGATCTGACTGATTTGGTCAAGGCGAAGGCGTTTCGTCAGGACCTGTACTATCGGCTGGCCGTGTTGCCCGTTCATTTGCCGCCCTTACGTGACCGGAGGATAGACATTCCTCTCTTGGTTACAAAGTTTATTGCCGACTCCTGCCAGCGGCATCGGCAGGATGTGCGCCAGGTGACTGAAGAGGCGATGCGCGCCTTGACCGCTGCACCCTGGCCCGGGAATGTTCGGGAGTTGCAGCATTACATCGAGCGAGCCGTGGTGACCACCATCCATACGGAGTTAACCTGTGCGGATCTGGTCGAGCTGGGGAGTCATCCTCAGGATACCGACCTCAGGACGGTCGGCCGGGGCGCGGCTCGACAGGCCGAGCGGGCTCGTATCCTTCAGGCGTTGCAGCAGACCTCCGGGAATAGGGTGCAAGCGGCTCGTGTCCTCAAAATCAGCCGGGCCAGTCTCTACAATAAGCTGCACGAACTCGGCATTCAGTAG
- a CDS encoding efflux RND transporter periplasmic adaptor subunit, with product MFRNNDASVKAGWLVVALLVAAGCGQSEQPPRSGEAPSATAVQPALQLAVIEVKTSQVPVTVEVTGQVTAVYQATLASRIQGTIDNLLVREGSIVRKGQTLMVLDNRDLQAELSRVTAELDNAKAHQARMEDLYRKDAVSKQELENATRGLRVAEAARKAVLAQLSYTIVKAPFDGVITEKKVEIGELASPGQPLLRMEDPEQLRLEATVAESDVRVVSVGSSVSVVIDALGADPLKGKVSQILPAGDPQTHTFTMKVDLPKTGGLKSGMFGRLRLEKGMNTTLLLPKSAFIERGELASLFVVGSDRVARLRWVKIGRTLEQGVEVLSGVDAGERVIVDGAKGRDGAFVQDMTAVASPPQGS from the coding sequence GTGTTCAGGAATAACGACGCGTCTGTGAAGGCGGGATGGCTTGTGGTCGCTCTCCTGGTAGCGGCGGGCTGTGGGCAGTCCGAGCAGCCGCCGCGGAGCGGAGAGGCTCCGTCGGCGACAGCCGTTCAGCCTGCCCTCCAGCTGGCGGTGATCGAGGTGAAGACCAGTCAGGTCCCGGTGACGGTCGAAGTAACCGGGCAGGTGACGGCGGTCTATCAAGCCACGTTGGCCAGCCGCATACAGGGTACCATCGACAATCTGTTGGTCCGCGAAGGCAGCATCGTACGCAAGGGACAGACCCTGATGGTGCTGGACAATCGTGACTTGCAGGCCGAGTTATCCCGGGTGACGGCGGAGCTCGACAATGCCAAGGCACACCAGGCTCGGATGGAAGACCTCTACCGGAAGGATGCGGTCTCTAAGCAGGAGTTGGAGAATGCCACGCGCGGGCTGCGGGTGGCCGAAGCCGCTCGCAAGGCTGTCCTGGCGCAGTTGAGCTACACGATCGTGAAAGCGCCGTTCGATGGCGTCATCACAGAGAAGAAGGTTGAGATCGGGGAGCTGGCCTCCCCGGGGCAGCCGTTGCTCAGGATGGAAGATCCCGAACAGCTCCGTCTGGAAGCGACCGTGGCCGAAAGCGATGTGCGGGTTGTGTCGGTCGGGTCGTCGGTCTCGGTCGTGATCGATGCGTTGGGTGCCGATCCTCTCAAGGGGAAGGTGTCGCAGATTCTTCCTGCCGGCGATCCGCAAACCCATACCTTCACGATGAAGGTGGACCTTCCCAAAACGGGCGGGCTCAAGTCGGGCATGTTCGGTCGGCTCCGCCTGGAAAAAGGGATGAATACGACGCTGCTCCTCCCGAAGTCGGCCTTCATCGAACGGGGCGAGCTGGCCAGCCTGTTTGTGGTCGGGAGCGACCGGGTGGCTCGTCTTCGATGGGTCAAGATCGGCCGTACGCTGGAGCAGGGGGTTGAAGTCCTCTCCGGTGTGGACGCCGGTGAGCGAGTCATCGTGGACGGGGCCAAGGGCAGGGACGGCGCGTTCGTGCAGGATATGACGGCGGTGGCATCGCCGCCTCAGGGATCGTGA
- a CDS encoding hemerythrin domain-containing protein: MSLPVDPVALLEREHRMILDRLAMVETAMSVRNVRNGTVKRTNRDTLRELLEFFTGPVDVHFKREAMLVSELRRILGRTQEEQEQFQSFLDEHRALKADATAVMKQLEKSRADGQDEAVSKAFGGLRTLTGELHALIRRYREQIACEERLLFALAEMRLTAEQRRRISRQMLQV, translated from the coding sequence ATGAGTCTCCCTGTCGATCCGGTGGCCCTGCTCGAGCGGGAGCATCGGATGATTCTGGACCGACTGGCGATGGTCGAAACGGCGATGAGTGTTCGTAACGTCAGGAACGGCACGGTGAAGCGAACGAACCGGGACACGCTACGAGAACTGCTCGAATTCTTTACCGGCCCCGTGGACGTGCACTTTAAACGGGAAGCAATGCTGGTGAGCGAACTGCGGCGAATCCTGGGCCGGACGCAGGAGGAACAGGAACAGTTCCAGAGCTTCTTGGACGAACACCGGGCGCTGAAAGCCGACGCGACAGCGGTGATGAAGCAGCTGGAAAAAAGCCGGGCCGACGGTCAAGACGAAGCGGTGTCAAAGGCATTCGGCGGATTGCGGACGCTGACCGGAGAACTTCACGCGCTCATTCGTCGCTATCGCGAACAGATCGCCTGCGAGGAGCGGCTGCTGTTCGCCCTGGCCGAGATGCGGTTGACCGCCGAGCAGAGACGGCGAATCAGCCGGCAGATGTTGCAAGTGTGA
- a CDS encoding formylglycine-generating enzyme family protein, with the protein MNIWLPGLIPALVLGIAAGLVFGSVAPSHADHELPKPPPLWSPLDDVERLALIEVPDGMVPVPAGPFLMGSDPKFDRAAGPQELPQHQVHVDAFSIDRYEVSNVNYLRFVLATGAAWPHYWRAQPFPDKMAKHPVIGVSWREADAYCRWRGARLPTEAEWEKAARGEDGRMFPWGNEPAGWIKSNIAHSGSKRGAKYPPLANVDRYDNGVSPYGVHQLAGNVSEWVSDWFDPEYYRRQENRNPQGPASGQDKVFRGGSWNEDPEVARSAGRNSGGLDHWSYLTGFRCATSDESGRQLSSVDPELLRKADR; encoded by the coding sequence ATGAACATCTGGTTACCTGGGTTAATTCCGGCTCTCGTACTGGGCATCGCCGCCGGACTGGTATTCGGCTCCGTTGCGCCGAGCCACGCCGACCATGAATTGCCGAAGCCTCCGCCGCTCTGGTCCCCGCTGGATGATGTGGAGCGGCTGGCGTTGATCGAGGTGCCGGACGGGATGGTGCCGGTGCCGGCCGGTCCGTTCCTGATGGGAAGCGACCCGAAGTTCGATCGGGCCGCCGGACCGCAGGAACTGCCTCAGCACCAGGTCCATGTCGATGCGTTCAGCATCGACCGGTACGAGGTCAGCAATGTGAACTATCTGCGGTTCGTGCTGGCGACCGGCGCGGCATGGCCCCACTACTGGCGAGCCCAGCCGTTTCCGGACAAGATGGCCAAACACCCGGTTATCGGTGTGTCCTGGCGGGAAGCTGATGCCTATTGCCGGTGGCGCGGGGCCCGCTTACCGACCGAAGCGGAATGGGAAAAGGCGGCGCGCGGTGAAGACGGACGGATGTTTCCCTGGGGCAATGAGCCGGCCGGATGGATCAAGAGCAACATTGCCCATTCGGGCTCAAAGCGCGGAGCCAAGTATCCGCCGCTGGCGAATGTGGATCGTTACGACAACGGCGTGAGTCCTTACGGCGTGCATCAACTGGCCGGTAATGTGAGTGAGTGGGTCTCAGATTGGTTCGATCCGGAATATTACCGGCGCCAGGAGAACCGCAATCCCCAGGGACCGGCGTCGGGACAGGACAAGGTATTTCGCGGTGGGTCATGGAATGAAGACCCCGAGGTCGCCCGTTCAGCCGGGCGTAACTCCGGGGGGCTGGATCACTGGAGTTATTTGACTGGGTTTCGTTGTGCAACATCGGACGAGAGTGGTCGTCAGCTTTCGTCCGTCGATCCTGAGCTTCTGCGGAAGGCGGATCGCTGA
- a CDS encoding sulfite exporter TauE/SafE family protein encodes MIDQALRSLLAGIPIGLQLGATGTGGAILGLPLMVYLAGIPMQQAAAMSLIIVATSSLLGAWEYGRQGQVKAKAALAFSWTGAIGSWAGAFGHRLVREEILLVLFGLLLLLVRGAMTRYRHMPSGPDGEESCATRFPRTCWLKVGGIGLAVGTMNGLFGVGGGFMVVPALILILGFPTRLAIGTSLSIIACISIGGVVGHLQFGRINWPLTAWVLTGSLAGMLLGVRVGTWLSPATMGRITAFITVSIAVSMIVVNLVKLWGSQI; translated from the coding sequence ATGATCGACCAGGCGTTGCGTTCCCTGCTGGCGGGCATCCCCATCGGTTTGCAACTGGGCGCGACGGGGACGGGTGGCGCGATTCTGGGCCTTCCCCTCATGGTCTACCTCGCCGGGATTCCCATGCAGCAGGCGGCGGCGATGTCGTTGATCATCGTGGCGACCTCGTCGCTGCTGGGCGCCTGGGAATACGGGCGGCAGGGACAGGTCAAGGCCAAAGCCGCCCTGGCGTTCAGTTGGACCGGTGCGATCGGTTCGTGGGCGGGCGCATTCGGACATCGCCTGGTTCGCGAGGAAATCCTGCTGGTGCTGTTCGGGCTCCTGCTGCTGCTGGTGAGAGGGGCGATGACTCGCTATCGTCACATGCCGTCCGGCCCTGACGGGGAAGAAAGTTGTGCGACCCGCTTTCCCCGCACCTGTTGGCTGAAGGTCGGCGGCATCGGACTGGCGGTGGGAACCATGAACGGTTTGTTCGGAGTCGGTGGCGGATTCATGGTTGTCCCGGCCCTGATCCTCATTCTCGGGTTCCCGACCAGGTTGGCGATCGGAACGTCGCTCAGCATCATCGCCTGTATCTCCATCGGCGGGGTGGTCGGCCATCTCCAATTCGGGCGGATCAACTGGCCGCTCACGGCATGGGTATTGACAGGGAGTCTGGCGGGGATGCTTTTGGGGGTGCGGGTCGGCACCTGGCTTTCTCCGGCCACGATGGGTCGCATTACGGCCTTCATCACGGTCTCGATCGCGGTCAGCATGATCGTGGTGAATCTGGTGAAGTTATGGGGTTCACAAATATGA